One region of Polaribacter pectinis genomic DNA includes:
- the pfkA gene encoding 6-phosphofructokinase yields the protein MKKIKKIAVMTSGGDAPGMNAAIRSVVRACAYYRVSCVGIYRGYEGLIEGDFIELTARSVNNIINKGGTILKSARSKEFRTKEGRAKAYEHLKENDIEAMVVIGGDGSFTGAVIFNEEYKFPVIGIPGTIDNDIFGTTHTLGYDTALNTAVEAIDKIRDTASSHNRLFFVEVMGRDAGFIALNAGVGAGAEEILIPEEDLGLERMLESLKKSRRTGKSSSIVVVAEGDKSGKNVYELAQYVEENLPEYDVRVSVLGHMQRGGSPSCFDRVLASRLGVKSVELLLDGQTNLMVGLKNNEVISTSIAEAIKGGHSINQELLRVSDIMTT from the coding sequence ATGAAAAAAATCAAAAAAATAGCAGTCATGACTTCTGGAGGAGATGCTCCAGGAATGAATGCAGCAATTAGATCTGTTGTTAGAGCATGTGCTTATTATAGAGTTAGTTGTGTAGGGATATACAGAGGCTATGAAGGCCTTATAGAAGGAGATTTTATAGAGTTAACTGCTAGAAGCGTTAATAATATTATTAACAAAGGTGGTACTATATTAAAATCTGCAAGATCTAAAGAGTTCAGAACCAAAGAAGGTAGAGCAAAAGCTTACGAGCATTTGAAAGAAAATGATATCGAAGCTATGGTTGTAATTGGTGGAGATGGTTCTTTTACAGGAGCAGTAATCTTTAACGAAGAATATAAATTCCCAGTTATTGGAATTCCTGGAACAATCGATAACGATATTTTTGGAACAACACATACTTTAGGTTATGACACAGCACTTAACACAGCTGTTGAAGCAATCGACAAAATTAGAGATACTGCATCTTCTCACAACAGATTATTTTTTGTTGAAGTAATGGGTAGAGATGCTGGTTTTATTGCATTAAACGCAGGTGTTGGAGCAGGAGCAGAAGAAATTTTAATTCCTGAAGAAGACTTAGGTTTAGAAAGAATGCTAGAATCTCTTAAAAAGAGTAGAAGAACAGGAAAATCTTCTAGTATTGTTGTTGTTGCAGAAGGAGATAAATCGGGTAAAAACGTTTACGAATTAGCACAGTATGTAGAAGAAAACTTACCAGAATATGACGTAAGAGTTTCTGTATTAGGGCACATGCAAAGAGGAGGTTCTCCATCTTGTTTCGATAGAGTTTTAGCAAGTAGATTAGGTGTAAAGTCTGTAGAATTATTATTAGACGGACAAACAAATTTAATGGTTGGTTTAAAAAACAACGAAGTAATAAGTACAAGTATTGCAGAAGCAATAAAAGGAGGTCATTCAATTAATCAGGAACTTTTAAGAGTTTCAGATATCATGACCACATAA
- a CDS encoding translocation/assembly module TamB domain-containing protein, producing the protein MQTKLGNYATNKINEDFNVDIKIEKVDLSFLGSADLKGIEIRDHHKDTLIFVKKLSTSLLDAKKALDGEILLSSVKLEDAYYYMKTYKGETDDNMGVFIDSFNDGTPKDSLAPPFVLKSSNVYVSNLYVKIINANSKDSLNFSARNTGGNLQDLSIIGSDFSSNIRGLYFVDNKGLEVTNLTTDFTYTKTAMHFKNTRLQTEKSDVNANIDFTYKREDLTDFNNKVTIKAIFDKSKLAIKDLKKYYNELSGNDVVTFSGKLNGPLNNFDLKNFNLSSRNGIKIIGDLSFLNAVNPEKGFVFDGDLKNLTATYKGLKSVLPNVLGKTLPTEFDKFGKFKIVGKVSVTPEQMSATVDLKSEIGDIVSDLQISNISNIDYASYSGEINLNNFNIGAFFNDPLFGIVSLKGDVNGTGFKLENINTSFIGNVSELNFNNYPYKNISANGQYQNNKFDGDLEIDDVNFKMKFNGLADLSSAVHKFDFKSDIDYLNLKETNLFTRDSTAILKGNIALDVEGNTFDDITGMATFKNILYTNHKEEYVFKEFNVSSSLKDSIKTIEVSSEDIANGYISGKFSFSELPYVAQNALGSIYTNYTPYQVAPNQFLDFNFTIYNQIVTVFFPDISIDNNTKIKGKINSDKNLFKLTFSSPKIDAFGTEAKEVLLRTDNQNPLYNSHLTADEINTKYYNVSKLNLLNRTQNDTLYFKSVFKGGNKKNEDFNLDFFYTFNKEGKSVLGFEKSSFKFKDNVWDINPDELNTDKITFDLKSNEFNFSQFKLVSNEQKIEFTGSLKGDEEKVLLADFTKVKLESFLPKIDSLALKGTLSGNLDFVQKEGVYSPEALLSIKDFQVNNFTQGDLSINVKGDNSYEKYLVDLAINNENVKSIAATGSLDFSTERPLIDLEVFLEEFGLDAFSPLGQDVLSSIRGTASGDFALRGFLGNPEMDGTLVLKNAGLKFPYLNVDYDFEGESVITLQQQSFIFENFSLLDKKHKTKGRLIGDITHLNFKQWFLNIEIESKNLLVLDTENTEEALYYGSAFIDGTASITGLTDQLTIDVNAKTMPGTLFVVPLKDVETVDSFRLIHFKTDEIGVKDRQNEIAQEALKGLSLNIELDVTKDARAQVVIDEVYGSQLTGNGDGNLRIEIDTRGKFNMYGDYTIQKGVYDFKYGGIVNKPFVIQKGGTVSWNGNPYEANLDVTAVYKAKANPGVLLENFNSNRKIEVDLVTRITGGLFSSKQELDIQLSNVDPSIANELEFILNDNNVNEKTTQFISLLAFGNFANPDKVNFDVNNTLAGTASSAITAAFSSLLNNPDSKFQLGLDYQQGQVDNDLDRLNIDNQVDLSVSTQVSNRVIINGKVGVPVGSQTQSSVVGEVKVEVLLNKEGNFRGVIFNRQNEIQYSTEEEGYTQGVGLTYQVNFNTLSDLLKKMGLKKRTIKNVTPSVKKDTLKVKEKEFKNFEGN; encoded by the coding sequence GTGCAAACCAAACTTGGTAATTACGCAACTAATAAAATTAACGAAGATTTTAATGTAGATATTAAAATAGAAAAAGTTGATTTATCTTTTTTAGGAAGTGCAGATTTAAAAGGCATAGAGATTAGAGATCACCATAAAGACACTTTAATTTTTGTGAAAAAATTAAGCACTTCTTTACTAGATGCAAAAAAAGCGTTGGATGGAGAGATACTGTTAAGCAGTGTTAAATTAGAAGATGCATATTATTATATGAAGACCTATAAAGGAGAAACGGATGATAATATGGGTGTTTTTATTGATAGTTTTAATGATGGTACACCTAAAGATTCACTAGCCCCGCCTTTTGTTCTAAAATCTTCTAATGTTTATGTTAGTAATTTATACGTTAAAATAATTAATGCAAACAGTAAAGATTCTTTAAACTTTTCTGCAAGAAATACGGGAGGAAATTTACAGGATTTATCTATAATTGGTTCAGATTTTTCTTCAAATATTAGAGGCTTATATTTTGTAGACAACAAAGGGTTAGAAGTTACCAATTTAACTACAGATTTTACATATACAAAAACAGCAATGCATTTTAAAAACACCAGATTACAGACAGAAAAATCTGATGTAAATGCCAATATTGATTTTACTTATAAACGAGAAGATTTAACAGATTTTAATAATAAAGTAACCATAAAAGCAATTTTTGATAAAAGTAAATTAGCTATTAAAGATTTAAAAAAATATTACAATGAATTAAGTGGTAATGATGTTGTAACATTTTCTGGTAAATTAAATGGACCTCTAAATAATTTCGATTTAAAAAACTTTAATTTATCATCTAGAAATGGGATAAAAATTATAGGAGATTTATCTTTTTTAAATGCAGTAAATCCAGAAAAAGGTTTTGTTTTTGATGGAGATTTAAAGAATTTAACGGCAACTTATAAAGGCTTGAAAAGTGTTTTGCCAAATGTGTTAGGAAAAACGTTACCAACAGAGTTTGATAAATTTGGGAAATTTAAAATTGTAGGAAAAGTTAGTGTAACTCCAGAGCAAATGAGTGCTACTGTAGATTTAAAATCAGAAATTGGAGATATTGTTTCAGATCTTCAAATTTCTAATATTAGTAATATCGATTATGCAAGTTATAGCGGAGAAATTAATTTAAATAACTTTAATATTGGCGCCTTTTTTAATGACCCTTTATTTGGTATTGTTTCTTTAAAAGGAGATGTAAATGGAACAGGTTTTAAACTAGAGAACATTAATACTTCTTTTATTGGTAATGTTTCTGAATTGAACTTTAACAATTATCCTTACAAGAATATTTCTGCAAACGGACAGTATCAAAATAATAAATTCGATGGAGATTTAGAAATAGATGACGTAAATTTTAAAATGAAATTTAATGGTTTGGCAGACTTGTCATCAGCAGTTCATAAGTTCGATTTTAAGTCAGATATAGATTACTTAAACCTAAAAGAAACAAATCTTTTTACAAGAGATAGTACTGCAATTTTAAAAGGAAATATTGCGTTAGATGTAGAAGGAAATACTTTTGATGATATTACAGGTATGGCAACCTTTAAAAATATTCTGTACACAAATCATAAAGAAGAATATGTTTTTAAAGAATTTAATGTTTCCTCCTCTTTAAAAGACAGTATTAAAACGATAGAAGTTTCTTCAGAAGACATTGCAAATGGTTATATTTCTGGTAAGTTTTCTTTTTCAGAGTTGCCATATGTAGCGCAAAATGCTTTGGGTAGTATTTATACAAACTATACACCATATCAGGTTGCTCCAAATCAATTTTTAGATTTTAATTTTACTATATATAATCAAATTGTAACAGTCTTTTTTCCTGATATTTCAATAGATAATAACACCAAAATAAAAGGAAAAATTAATTCTGATAAAAACCTTTTTAAACTTACTTTTTCATCACCTAAAATAGATGCTTTTGGTACAGAAGCTAAAGAAGTTTTATTAAGAACAGATAATCAAAATCCGCTCTATAATTCTCACTTAACAGCAGATGAAATAAACACAAAATATTATAATGTTTCTAAATTGAATCTTTTAAATAGAACTCAAAATGATACTCTATATTTTAAATCTGTTTTTAAAGGAGGAAATAAGAAAAATGAGGATTTCAATTTAGATTTTTTCTACACTTTTAATAAGGAAGGGAAGTCTGTACTAGGTTTCGAAAAATCATCATTTAAGTTTAAAGACAATGTTTGGGATATAAACCCAGATGAATTAAATACAGATAAAATTACTTTCGATTTAAAGTCTAATGAGTTTAATTTTAGTCAATTTAAATTAGTGTCTAATGAACAAAAAATTGAATTTACAGGAAGTCTTAAAGGAGATGAAGAAAAGGTTTTATTAGCAGATTTTACTAAAGTTAAATTAGAAAGTTTTTTACCTAAAATAGACAGTCTAGCCTTAAAAGGTACTCTTTCTGGAAATCTAGATTTTGTTCAAAAAGAAGGAGTATATAGTCCAGAAGCATTATTGTCAATAAAAGATTTTCAAGTAAATAATTTTACTCAAGGAGATTTATCTATAAATGTAAAAGGAGATAATTCTTATGAAAAATATTTGGTAGATTTAGCTATAAATAATGAAAACGTAAAAAGTATAGCCGCTACAGGTTCTTTAGATTTTTCTACAGAAAGACCATTAATAGATTTAGAAGTATTTTTAGAAGAGTTTGGTTTAGATGCTTTTAGTCCTTTAGGTCAAGATGTTTTATCCTCTATTAGAGGAACAGCTTCCGGAGATTTTGCGTTAAGAGGGTTTTTAGGAAATCCGGAAATGGATGGAACTCTAGTGCTAAAAAACGCAGGTTTAAAATTCCCTTATTTAAATGTAGATTATGATTTTGAAGGGGAATCTGTAATAACTCTACAGCAACAATCTTTTATTTTTGAAAACTTTTCTTTATTAGATAAAAAGCATAAAACAAAAGGAAGATTAATTGGAGATATAACGCATCTTAACTTTAAACAGTGGTTTTTAAATATAGAAATAGAAAGTAAAAACTTACTAGTTTTAGATACCGAAAATACAGAAGAAGCTTTGTATTATGGTTCCGCATTTATAGACGGTACTGCTAGTATTACAGGCTTAACAGACCAATTAACGATAGATGTAAACGCTAAAACAATGCCAGGAACTCTTTTTGTTGTTCCATTAAAAGATGTAGAGACTGTAGATAGTTTTAGATTAATTCATTTTAAAACAGATGAAATTGGTGTTAAAGACAGACAGAATGAAATTGCACAAGAAGCTTTAAAAGGCTTGTCTTTAAATATAGAGTTAGATGTAACCAAAGACGCAAGAGCACAAGTAGTTATAGATGAGGTTTATGGAAGCCAGTTAACAGGTAATGGAGATGGAAATTTACGAATAGAAATAGATACACGTGGTAAGTTTAATATGTATGGAGATTATACCATACAAAAAGGAGTCTATGACTTTAAATATGGTGGTATTGTAAATAAGCCTTTTGTAATTCAAAAAGGAGGAACAGTTTCTTGGAATGGTAATCCTTACGAGGCTAATTTAGACGTTACTGCTGTATATAAAGCAAAGGCAAACCCTGGTGTATTGTTAGAGAATTTTAATTCAAATAGAAAAATTGAAGTAGATTTAGTAACAAGAATAACAGGAGGTTTATTTAGTTCTAAACAAGAGTTAGATATTCAACTATCTAATGTAGATCCATCAATTGCAAATGAGTTAGAATTTATTTTAAATGATAATAACGTAAACGAAAAAACAACACAGTTTATATCGCTTTTAGCATTCGGAAATTTTGCTAACCCAGACAAAGTAAATTTTGATGTAAACAATACGTTAGCAGGTACAGCTTCAAGTGCAATAACTGCCGCTTTTTCTAGTTTATTAAATAATCCAGATAGTAAATTTCAGTTAGGTTTAGATTATCAGCAAGGGCAAGTAGATAATGATTTAGATAGATTAAATATAGATAATCAAGTAGATTTATCTGTAAGTACACAAGTTAGTAACAGAGTTATTATAAACGGAAAAGTTGGAGTCCCTGTTGGAAGCCAAACACAATCTAGTGTTGTAGGGGAGGTTAAAGTAGAAGTCTTATTAAATAAAGAAGGAAACTTTAGAGGAGTAATTTTTAACAGACAAAATGAAATTCAATATTCTACAGAAGAAGAAGGATATACACAAGGCGTAGGTCTTACTTACCAAGTAAACTTTAATACTTTATCAGATTTACTTAAAAAAATGGGGTTGAAAAAAAGAACCATTAAGAACGTTACACCATCAGTAAAAAAAGATACACTTAAAGTTAAAGAAAAAGAGTTTAAAAATTTTGAAGGAAATTAA
- the tsaD gene encoding tRNA (adenosine(37)-N6)-threonylcarbamoyltransferase complex transferase subunit TsaD: MKKPIYILAIESSCDDTSASVICNAKVLSNVVANQEVHSKYGGVVPELASRAHQQNIVPVVQQALEQANVKKENLSAIAFTRGPGLMGSLLVGTSFAKSLALGLQIPLIDVNHMQAHILAHFIEEEGAKIPPFPFICLTISGGHTQIVKITNHFEMEILGETIDDAVGEAFDKSAKILGLPYPGGPLIDKYAKLGNPKAFPFTKPKVGDLDFSFSGLKTGILYFIQKQQRINPNFIEENLNDICASIQYTIVEILMNKLKNAVKKTGIKHIAIAGGVSANSEIRNRLQLAEKHFGWTTYIPKFQYTTDNAAMIAITGYLKYLNNDYSDVSVTAKARLKVTE, encoded by the coding sequence ATGAAAAAACCAATTTATATTTTAGCGATAGAATCTTCTTGTGATGATACTAGTGCTTCCGTAATTTGTAATGCTAAAGTTTTAAGTAATGTAGTAGCAAACCAAGAAGTACACTCTAAATACGGTGGTGTTGTACCAGAATTAGCTTCTAGAGCACATCAACAAAACATTGTACCTGTAGTTCAACAAGCTTTAGAACAAGCTAATGTTAAAAAAGAAAACTTGTCTGCTATTGCTTTTACAAGAGGCCCAGGATTAATGGGTTCTTTATTAGTAGGTACTTCTTTTGCTAAATCTTTAGCGTTAGGTTTGCAAATTCCTTTAATTGATGTTAACCATATGCAAGCACATATTTTAGCACATTTTATTGAAGAAGAAGGTGCTAAAATTCCACCATTTCCTTTTATTTGTTTAACCATAAGCGGTGGACATACACAGATAGTAAAAATTACCAATCATTTTGAAATGGAAATTTTAGGAGAAACTATAGATGATGCTGTTGGTGAAGCTTTCGATAAATCTGCAAAAATTTTAGGCTTACCTTATCCTGGAGGTCCATTAATTGATAAATATGCCAAATTAGGAAATCCAAAAGCATTTCCATTTACCAAGCCAAAAGTGGGTGATTTAGATTTTAGTTTCAGCGGATTAAAAACAGGTATTCTCTATTTTATTCAGAAACAGCAAAGAATAAATCCTAATTTTATTGAAGAAAACCTGAACGATATTTGTGCTTCTATACAATATACAATTGTAGAAATTTTAATGAATAAATTAAAAAACGCTGTTAAAAAAACTGGCATTAAACATATAGCTATTGCTGGTGGAGTTTCTGCTAATTCAGAAATTAGAAATCGTTTACAATTAGCAGAAAAACATTTTGGTTGGACAACTTATATCCCTAAATTTCAATATACAACAGACAATGCAGCAATGATAGCAATTACTGGATATTTAAAATATTTAAACAATGATTATTCTGACGTTTCAGTTACTGCAAAAGCACGATTAAAAGTTACTGAATAA
- a CDS encoding LTA synthase family protein has protein sequence MKNLTNRLLCYVSYFLLWVGYFIFARFFFLLFYFDKTQELGFTTALKTFAYGIRLDLSFAAYLSFIPFLLMIFSVFVKSKKIEHVIKWYSYILLIFITLLLIIDASLYQSWGVRLDTSLLPYLNTPELMVASVSTFQMISGIIFWGFISYVFIKLFSKIITKKLNNVNTANWIQAPIFLIITAALIIPVRGGLQTIPVNQSNVYFSDKMFANHAAINFIWNFSNTLTHKTDGKNPYKYFDEKVAKNIINKTKNKLLISDTDSILNTTRPNVILIIWEGLTAKVVGSLGGEPTVTENLNKISKEGILFTNFYANGDRTDKGIPAILSGYYPAPVKRIMRMPNKTRSLPMLPQKMIDLGYKTSFYYGGDLNFGNMNTYLRNAGITNFVDGSDFDKKDWNSKWGAHDHILMERFVKDLATEQEEPFFKIALTLSSHEPYQFPDDYKFGKDSEDNLFRSSHTYTDKSIGKFIEFAKKQTWYKNTLIVIMADHGHSSPKHLGPFNSPKRFRIPMLWLGGALHKTGIEISTISSQVDFPYTLLDLLKTDNSSFTFSKNIFNTSSEQYAHYIFNKGFGTLNKNGVFMYDYVSKKPILEIGKNTSKLDSFGKSITQNAYQDFLERK, from the coding sequence ATGAAGAACCTTACAAACAGACTCTTATGCTATGTTTCCTACTTTCTATTATGGGTGGGTTATTTTATTTTTGCACGATTCTTTTTTCTCCTTTTTTATTTTGATAAAACACAAGAACTAGGCTTTACAACTGCTTTAAAAACGTTTGCTTATGGTATTCGTTTAGACTTATCTTTTGCTGCTTATTTAAGTTTTATTCCGTTTTTATTAATGATATTTTCGGTATTTGTAAAATCAAAAAAAATTGAACATGTTATAAAATGGTATTCTTACATTCTATTAATTTTTATCACCTTATTATTAATTATTGATGCAAGTTTATACCAATCTTGGGGAGTTCGTTTAGACACAAGCTTACTACCTTATTTAAATACTCCTGAATTAATGGTAGCTTCAGTTTCTACCTTTCAAATGATTTCTGGAATTATTTTTTGGGGGTTCATTTCTTATGTTTTCATAAAATTATTTTCTAAAATAATTACAAAAAAATTAAATAATGTAAACACTGCAAATTGGATTCAAGCACCTATATTTTTAATAATAACTGCTGCTTTAATTATTCCTGTTAGAGGTGGTTTACAAACTATTCCTGTAAACCAAAGTAATGTTTATTTTTCTGATAAAATGTTTGCCAACCATGCTGCAATTAACTTTATATGGAACTTCTCTAACACACTTACCCATAAAACCGATGGTAAAAACCCTTATAAATATTTTGATGAAAAAGTAGCTAAAAACATAATTAATAAAACAAAAAATAAACTTTTAATTTCTGACACGGACAGTATTTTAAATACAACTAGACCCAATGTAATTTTAATTATTTGGGAAGGTTTAACAGCTAAAGTTGTAGGTTCTTTAGGTGGAGAACCAACAGTAACAGAAAATTTAAATAAAATTTCTAAAGAAGGAATTTTGTTCACAAATTTCTATGCAAATGGAGACAGAACTGACAAAGGAATTCCCGCTATTTTAAGTGGTTATTATCCAGCACCAGTAAAGCGAATCATGAGAATGCCAAACAAAACTAGAAGCTTGCCAATGTTACCTCAAAAAATGATTGATTTGGGTTATAAAACATCTTTTTATTATGGTGGAGATCTAAATTTCGGGAATATGAATACTTACCTAAGAAATGCCGGAATTACAAATTTTGTGGATGGAAGTGATTTCGATAAAAAAGATTGGAACTCTAAATGGGGTGCTCATGACCATATTTTAATGGAACGATTTGTCAAAGATTTAGCAACAGAACAAGAAGAACCTTTCTTTAAAATTGCACTAACTTTAAGCAGCCATGAACCTTATCAGTTTCCTGATGATTATAAATTTGGAAAAGATTCTGAAGATAACCTGTTTAGAAGTTCTCATACTTACACAGATAAAAGTATTGGTAAATTCATAGAATTTGCAAAAAAACAAACTTGGTATAAAAACACCTTAATTGTTATAATGGCAGATCATGGACATAGTTCTCCCAAACATTTAGGCCCTTTTAACTCACCAAAAAGATTTAGAATACCTATGCTTTGGTTGGGAGGAGCTTTGCACAAAACAGGCATAGAAATTAGTACTATTTCTAGTCAGGTAGATTTTCCTTACACACTTTTAGACTTATTAAAAACAGATAATTCTAGTTTTACTTTCAGTAAAAATATTTTTAATACTTCTAGTGAACAATATGCGCATTATATTTTTAACAAAGGATTTGGAACTCTTAACAAAAATGGTGTTTTTATGTACGATTATGTAAGTAAAAAACCAATTTTAGAAATTGGTAAAAACACTTCTAAATTAGATTCTTTTGGAAAGTCTATTACTCAAAATGCTTACCAAGACTTTTTAGAAAGAAAATAA
- a CDS encoding prohibitin family protein — MATRQPEFNFPKGGLFFIILGVAAIILFTKATVTIGPGEGGVIFESLGDGIDTEKTYGEGFHFMMPWNKMIVRKVRQQSISDEMNVLSVNGLEVKVNGTIWYEPEFENLGKLIKTKGQDYERELLDPAINAAARSVVGRYTPEQLYSSKRDVIEQEILEEVQGVLKDQYLSVTRVLVEDVKLPSTIRIAIETKLKQEQESLEYEFRISKAKKEAERQKIDAEGKAIANKILSASLTDKILQEKGIDATLELSKSPNSKVIVIGSGKDGLPIILGNQ, encoded by the coding sequence ATGGCAACAAGACAACCCGAATTTAATTTTCCAAAAGGCGGATTATTTTTTATCATATTAGGAGTAGCAGCAATTATTTTATTTACAAAAGCGACAGTAACAATTGGTCCTGGAGAAGGAGGTGTAATTTTCGAATCTTTAGGTGATGGTATAGATACTGAAAAAACATACGGAGAAGGTTTTCATTTTATGATGCCTTGGAACAAGATGATTGTTAGAAAAGTGCGTCAGCAATCTATTTCAGATGAAATGAATGTACTTTCTGTAAACGGATTAGAAGTAAAAGTAAATGGAACAATATGGTATGAGCCAGAATTTGAAAATTTAGGAAAGCTAATTAAAACCAAAGGGCAAGATTACGAGCGTGAATTGCTAGATCCTGCAATTAACGCAGCAGCAAGAAGTGTAGTAGGACGTTATACCCCTGAGCAATTATATTCAAGTAAAAGAGATGTAATTGAGCAAGAAATTTTAGAAGAAGTACAAGGTGTTTTAAAAGATCAATATTTATCTGTAACGCGTGTTTTGGTAGAAGATGTTAAATTACCATCTACCATTAGAATTGCAATTGAAACAAAATTAAAGCAAGAACAAGAGTCTTTAGAATATGAATTTAGAATTTCTAAAGCGAAGAAGGAAGCAGAAAGACAAAAAATTGATGCAGAAGGTAAAGCTATAGCAAATAAAATTTTAAGTGCTTCTTTAACTGATAAAATTTTACAAGAAAAAGGAATTGACGCTACTTTAGAGCTATCTAAATCTCCTAACAGTAAAGTAATTGTTATTGGTTCTGGAAAAGATGGGTTACCAATTATTTTAGGAAATCAATAA